CATGGTGAACGCCTTACGGCTGGTTTTATCCGGTGAAAAATACATCCCGTCTGCCGCCTTTCAGGAAACACCAGAAGACAATGATGACAGCCCCATTGGTCGCAGTGCAGCCAGCACAGATATGACCGACGGCCCACTTTCGCGTTTAAGTGAACGTGAAAAAGAAATTTTAGGGCACTTGATTGAAGGCAATACCAATAAAGAGATTGCCCGCAAACTTGGCCTGCAAGAAATCACTGTCAAAGTGCATTTGCGTAACATCTATCGCAAAATGGATGCGGCCAACCGTGCACAGGCTGTTCGCATCGCCCTTCAAAACGGCTGGCAAGGCTGATTGTAGACAAGACCATCAAATAAAAGAAAAGCCCCTCACCAATGTGAAGGGCTTTTTTCATACGTTCAGCAAGGCGAAACTTATTCTTCAGAAGCAACTTCTTCTGACTGAACGCGTGCTTCAGCTTTTTCACCTGCTTTTTCCAGCTTGGAAATACGTGCACGAGCAACAATCACCTGCTTTTCAATATCCGCTTCTGTACACAACCCCAAAGTCACCGGGTTACGTGGTGTAATATTGGCAGAGTTCCAGTGGCTCTTGTCATCAATGGCTTTAATGGTCGGCTTTGTTGTCCCCAACAGCTTTGCAATTTGTGTATGCTGCAATTCCGGGTGATTTTTCAACAACCATGCAATCCCGTCCGGACGGTCCTGACGTTTGGACACAGGTGTGTAACGCGCACCCTTACCACGTGCCTTGGGGATCGGGTTGGTGGATTTTTGCAGCTTCAAGCGTTTTGTTGCATCAGCTGCACAACGGTCAATTTCATCTTGCGTCAACTGACCATTGGCAATCGGATCAAGACCTTGCATGCCCATACCAACTTCACCATCAGCAATCGCCTGAATTTCCAGCTCATGCAAACCACAAAAGTCTGCAATTTGAATAAAACTCAAAGCGGTATTTTCGACAAGCCAAACGGCCGTCGCCTTGGGCATAAGAGGCAGCGCCATCTTCTTTATCCTTTTCTTAAACTAAGATGTCGATTGAAGCATCATCGACCAAATTGATCTTTGCCTACTATATAGTCGACTTTTCGCTCAGGTCAAACCACTTCGTATCACTTGGGCTTAACTTTCCACTTTAAGGACGATTTTCCCAATATGTTGTGAACTTTCCATCAAAACATGCGATTGGGCAGCATCCCCCATATCAAAGCTGGAATGTAGCACGGGCTTTACCTTACCCGCCTCAATCAACGGCCAGACAGTGTCCTTAAGCTCTTGTGCAATTTGCGATTTTACGGCCAAAGGCTGCTGACGCAGGGTGGACCCCGTGATCTGCAACTGCTTCATCATCACACTCATGAAATTGACTTCAGCTTTAGACCCTTGCAGATAGGCGATATTGATCAGGCGTCCCTTGCGGGCAAGGCATTTAATGTTACGTGCAATATACTCCCCACCAACCATGTCGAGAATCATATTCACGCCTTTGCCCCCCGTGGCCTCTTTCATCACCTCAACAAAATCGGCTGTCTTATAATTAATCGCCTGAACTGCACCTAGCTCTTCACAAGCCTTGCACTTTTCATCTGACCCGGCCGTCGTATAGACCTTCACACCCAAAGCTGTCGCCAATTGGATTGCGGTTGTCCCGATTCCACTCGTTCCCCCGTGCACCAACAGGCTTTGACCTTCTTTCAGCCCCCCTTGCACATACAGGTTAAACCACACAGTAAAAAATGTTTCCGGTACAACAGCAGCCTCTTCCATACTCAAGCCAGCAGGAATCGCCAAACATTGTTCGGCCGGGACATTACAATATTGCGCATAGCCACCACCATTGGTCAGTGCACAAACCTTATCACCAATTTTCAGTGTTTCCACACCATCAGAAACGGCAACAACCTCACCGGAAATTTCCAGTCCCGGCAGGTCAGAAGCCCCTGGGGGCGGCGGATAAAGCCCTTTGCGTTGAATAACATCCGGTCGATTGACCCCCGCAGCCCCAACCTTGATCAACACCTCACCATCGGTCAAATCCGGTACAGTGCGTTCCACAAGTTTCAAGACGTCGGGGCCACCCGGTTCACTGATTTCCACGCATTTCATTGTCTGATCATTCATAACGCACGTACCTAAAAAAATTTATTGCCAAAACAGTCTCTATCTATTTGTAAAAGAAACAAGTTGCATATACAAATGTCAATTATTGTTGCGATGCAGCAACTATTTTTCTTGACCTAAGTCATGCCAGCCCCCTAGATTGCGCCTGCCCACAAAGGCAAGTTTGACAGGTTGAGGCCAAATAATAAGGGCTGTCGTTTTTCATTAAGCGACAGCCCAAAATTATTTCAGGCTCCCTTAAAATAGTTTTTTGAATTAACCATTGCCGTCAGCGATAGTTTTGGGCTAGAAAGCCGCGTTTGGAATTTTTTCGCGAAAGTCGCGCGGGAATAGGGATATGACTGACAGAGCGTTATTGCCTACGGGCCTACAGGATATGTTGCCAATTGATGCACAATATGAAGCATCTGTTGTTGATCATCTCATGACTTCCTTTGCCTCCCAAGGCTATGACCGCGTCAAGCCCCCGCTTATTGAATTTGAAGAGAACCTGCTCCAAAGCAATGGCGCTGCGCTTAAAGCACAAACATTCCGGGTGATGGACCCGATTTCACAGCGTATGTTGGGGATTCGCCCTGATATCACTGTACAGGTTGAACGGATAGCCTGTAGTCGTCTGGTGAATGAACCCCGCCCCTTGCGCCTGAGTTACACCGGGCAAGTTTTGCGGGTCAAAGGCTCACAACTGCGCCCGGAACGCCAGTTTGCTCAAACAGGGATCGAACTCATCGGCTCAGATGCACAAACAGCAGATTGCGAAGTTGTTCTTCTGGCCGTGGAAGCCTTAACCAAAGCTGGTGCAAAAAATCTCAGCGTTGATCTGGGCTTACCCCCATTGGTGCCTGCGATCTGCGATAGTTTGAATATGGATGAGCAAACGAAAGCTCAATTACGCACGGCACTGGATCGCAAAGACGCTGCCGAAGTCAAAGCCCTTGGCGGGGAAGCTGCTGATTTGTTCGGCCGGCTTCTTGATAGCGCAGGCCCGGCAAAAGAAGCGATTGCAACGCTTAAAGAGTTAAATTTATCCGGTCTGGCCAAGGAATTATGCCAAAACCTGATCAATGTCTATGACCTGATTTCAAGCCAAAGCCCTGAGCTACGCATCACCGTTGATACGGTTGAAAATCGCAGCTACGAATATCACAGCGGTGTGTCCTACACCTTCTTTGCTAAAGGGGCGCGTGGTGAACTGGGCCGTGGTGGCCGCTACGTGACTGGTTCTGGGGAAGCAGCTACGGGTGTGACACTATTTATTGATACCCTGATGCGTGCACTTCCAAAAGCGAGCGCCTCTGAAAAAGTTTTCGTACCTCTGGGTACAGATGCACAAGCAAGTGCACAATTGCGCCAAAACGGCAATATTACAGTTAACGGTTTGCAAGAGGTCACTGACCAGAAGGACGAAGCCAAGCGTCTGGGATGCAGCCACATTTTCTTAAACGGGAAGATTGAACCGCTGGCAGTCTAAAGCGGGCAAGACGGAGTATTTCATCAAATGACAAACGTAGTCGTAGTCGGGACCCAGTGGGGGGACGAAGGTAAAGGCAAGATTGTTGACTGGCTTTCAGAACGTGCAGATGTAGTTGTACGTT
This sequence is a window from Terasakiella sp. SH-1. Protein-coding genes within it:
- a CDS encoding response regulator transcription factor, which codes for MKILVADDHNLVREGLKPFLEELDPNVETVEAASFDEAFLVAQNTAGLDLILMDLKMPGMNGFDGLVKMCETYTSVPIVILSGHFNRHDVLEAVERGAAGYVPKTISGSAMVNALRLVLSGEKYIPSAAFQETPEDNDDSPIGRSAASTDMTDGPLSRLSEREKEILGHLIEGNTNKEIARKLGLQEITVKVHLRNIYRKMDAANRAQAVRIALQNGWQG
- a CDS encoding cell cycle transcriptional regulator TrcR, translating into MALPLMPKATAVWLVENTALSFIQIADFCGLHELEIQAIADGEVGMGMQGLDPIANGQLTQDEIDRCAADATKRLKLQKSTNPIPKARGKGARYTPVSKRQDRPDGIAWLLKNHPELQHTQIAKLLGTTKPTIKAIDDKSHWNSANITPRNPVTLGLCTEADIEKQVIVARARISKLEKAGEKAEARVQSEEVASEE
- a CDS encoding NAD(P)H-quinone oxidoreductase — translated: MNDQTMKCVEISEPGGPDVLKLVERTVPDLTDGEVLIKVGAAGVNRPDVIQRKGLYPPPPGASDLPGLEISGEVVAVSDGVETLKIGDKVCALTNGGGYAQYCNVPAEQCLAIPAGLSMEEAAVVPETFFTVWFNLYVQGGLKEGQSLLVHGGTSGIGTTAIQLATALGVKVYTTAGSDEKCKACEELGAVQAINYKTADFVEVMKEATGGKGVNMILDMVGGEYIARNIKCLARKGRLINIAYLQGSKAEVNFMSVMMKQLQITGSTLRQQPLAVKSQIAQELKDTVWPLIEAGKVKPVLHSSFDMGDAAQSHVLMESSQHIGKIVLKVES
- a CDS encoding ATP phosphoribosyltransferase regulatory subunit, producing the protein MTDRALLPTGLQDMLPIDAQYEASVVDHLMTSFASQGYDRVKPPLIEFEENLLQSNGAALKAQTFRVMDPISQRMLGIRPDITVQVERIACSRLVNEPRPLRLSYTGQVLRVKGSQLRPERQFAQTGIELIGSDAQTADCEVVLLAVEALTKAGAKNLSVDLGLPPLVPAICDSLNMDEQTKAQLRTALDRKDAAEVKALGGEAADLFGRLLDSAGPAKEAIATLKELNLSGLAKELCQNLINVYDLISSQSPELRITVDTVENRSYEYHSGVSYTFFAKGARGELGRGGRYVTGSGEAATGVTLFIDTLMRALPKASASEKVFVPLGTDAQASAQLRQNGNITVNGLQEVTDQKDEAKRLGCSHIFLNGKIEPLAV